A stretch of the Clostridiales bacterium genome encodes the following:
- a CDS encoding branched-chain amino acid aminotransferase: MLDIKVTLTQTPKQKPVDESALGFGRIFTDHMFLMDYELGVGWHNARIVPYGDFPIDPAAMVLHYGQAIFEGCKCYRTADNTLQLFRPKDNLARMSRSAERMCMPVLDEETALEGLKQLIRIDADWVPHREGTSLYIRPTMISTDVGLGVHASKKYCFFIILSPVGAYYKEGLKPVSIYVEDEYVRAVRGGVGFTKCAGNYAASILAGDIAEKKGFSQVLWLDGVEQKYVEEVGSMNMMFAYGNKIVTPKLNGSILPGITRDSVLKLAVQLGYEAEEKRLDVNEIFADAKSGKLTEAFGTGTAAVISPVGVLALRDEKVTLGDGGIGTISQKLYDTLTGIQYGKLEDRNGWILKL; this comes from the coding sequence ATGCTGGATATCAAAGTGACGCTCACCCAAACCCCGAAGCAGAAACCTGTGGATGAATCCGCCCTCGGATTCGGGCGGATTTTCACCGATCATATGTTCCTGATGGATTATGAACTCGGAGTTGGCTGGCATAATGCCCGGATCGTTCCGTACGGTGATTTCCCGATTGATCCTGCCGCCATGGTGCTCCATTACGGTCAGGCCATTTTCGAGGGATGCAAGTGCTACCGCACCGCGGATAATACCCTGCAGCTGTTCCGGCCCAAGGATAACCTGGCCCGTATGAGCCGCAGTGCGGAGCGGATGTGCATGCCCGTACTGGATGAAGAAACCGCGCTCGAAGGGCTGAAGCAGCTGATCCGGATTGATGCAGACTGGGTTCCCCACCGGGAAGGCACCTCCCTGTATATTCGTCCGACCATGATTTCCACTGATGTCGGTCTGGGTGTCCACGCTTCAAAGAAGTACTGCTTTTTCATCATCCTGTCCCCCGTCGGTGCCTACTATAAAGAAGGCCTGAAGCCTGTCAGCATCTACGTGGAAGATGAATATGTCCGTGCTGTCCGCGGCGGCGTTGGTTTCACCAAGTGCGCCGGCAACTATGCCGCATCCATCCTGGCCGGTGATATTGCGGAGAAGAAAGGTTTCTCCCAGGTCCTGTGGCTGGATGGTGTTGAGCAGAAGTATGTGGAAGAAGTCGGTTCCATGAACATGATGTTCGCCTACGGCAACAAAATCGTCACCCCGAAACTCAACGGTTCCATCCTGCCCGGCATCACGCGGGACAGCGTTCTGAAGCTGGCTGTCCAGCTCGGATATGAAGCCGAAGAAAAGCGGCTGGATGTCAATGAAATCTTTGCCGATGCCAAATCCGGAAAACTGACGGAGGCTTTCGGAACCGGTACCGCCGCGGTGATCAGCCCGGTCGGTGTGCTCGCGCTCCGCGATGAGAAAGTCACCCTGGGCGATGGCGGAATCGGCACCATCTCCCAAAAGTTGTATGATACGCTGACCGGTATCCAGTATGGAAAACTGGAAGACCGGAATGGCTGGATCCTCAAGCTCTGA
- a CDS encoding RluA family pseudouridine synthase, with protein sequence MALKTVLISPDVSGMRLDRYLRKLLPDLPESTIRKLFASRDIKLDKTPAHRDDILQSGQELRIYLPDRSSLSGSQQSLRIIYEDEDILLVNKPGGISVEPDTAGSLSLTELCFQHACASGPVSFPPAACHRLDNKTSGLCLFARNAHALAVMEEAFRNRTIEKYYICLVRGVMKPPASVCSAFLVKDSQRAVVRITDHPVPNARPITTGYETLESGPVSRLRVHLITGRTHQIRAHLAALGHPVLGDDLYGDRAFNRQYKARSLKLCAVSLRLDTGGALPALDGREFTIDPPF encoded by the coding sequence ATGGCGCTGAAAACCGTCCTGATTTCACCGGATGTATCCGGAATGCGGCTGGACCGTTATCTCCGGAAACTCCTTCCGGACCTTCCGGAGAGTACCATCCGTAAATTGTTTGCTTCCCGGGATATCAAGCTGGACAAAACCCCGGCTCACCGGGATGATATCCTGCAGTCCGGCCAGGAACTGAGGATTTACCTTCCGGATCGGTCATCCCTGTCCGGCAGCCAGCAATCCCTTCGGATTATCTATGAGGATGAAGATATCCTGCTTGTCAATAAGCCTGGCGGAATCAGCGTAGAGCCGGATACTGCCGGGTCTCTTTCACTGACGGAATTATGCTTTCAGCATGCTTGCGCTTCCGGTCCGGTTTCCTTTCCGCCCGCTGCCTGCCACCGCCTGGATAATAAAACCAGCGGGCTTTGCCTGTTTGCCAGGAATGCGCATGCACTGGCTGTCATGGAAGAGGCCTTCCGAAACCGGACGATCGAGAAATACTACATCTGCCTGGTTCGCGGGGTAATGAAACCGCCTGCTTCTGTCTGCAGTGCTTTCCTGGTCAAGGACAGCCAGCGCGCCGTTGTCCGCATTACAGATCATCCCGTGCCGAACGCCAGGCCTATCACGACCGGATATGAGACGCTTGAAAGCGGCCCCGTTTCCCGCCTGCGGGTTCACCTGATTACCGGACGAACCCATCAGATCCGGGCGCATCTTGCCGCACTTGGCCATCCGGTCCTTGGGGATGACCTGTACGGTGACCGTGCTTTTAACCGCCAGTATAAAGCCCGCAGCCTGAAGCTGTGTGCTGTCTCCCTGCGGCTGGATACCGGCGGAGCGCTCCCTGCCCTGGATGGCCGGGAATTCACAATTGATCCCCCATTCTGA
- a CDS encoding glycoside hydrolase family 27 protein, with translation MLAVRPPLGWNSWNTFGDKINDSLIREMADYMVDQGYLDAGYEYLVIDDCWSLRERDAAGRLVPDPEKFPHGMKDLADYVHGKGLKFGMYSCAGVMTCAGYPSSYDHEFTDAETFASWGVDYLKYDFCNFPETGDCRTRYQTMSMALKATGRDIVFSACNWGQKEPWKWMRSIGAHLYRSTGDIMDNYTSFTDIFKSQLDNLCMSGVGCFNDMDMLTVGMDGRGNVGFGKVCTYEEYRMQFSLWCLCGVPLMMGADLRSLKPEYVSLMQHKDLLRIDQDEEARPPMLIRKGSIFTGNPDPKEGEMPWRHIPDSSYTLFRHLSGGEFALAYINLSDAESVIHVEMVDLGLPVASGYSLQIRDVFTGEDLGRKADFFNPVVPGHDMKLYLCRLVKNRE, from the coding sequence ATGCTTGCTGTCCGCCCGCCGCTTGGCTGGAATTCCTGGAACACATTCGGTGACAAAATCAATGATTCCCTGATCCGCGAAATGGCGGATTACATGGTGGATCAGGGCTACCTGGACGCCGGATATGAATATCTGGTCATCGATGACTGCTGGTCACTCCGTGAACGGGATGCCGCTGGGCGTCTGGTTCCTGATCCGGAAAAATTCCCCCATGGAATGAAGGACCTTGCGGATTATGTTCATGGAAAAGGCCTGAAATTCGGAATGTATTCCTGTGCCGGCGTTATGACCTGCGCCGGATATCCTTCCAGCTATGATCATGAGTTTACAGATGCCGAAACCTTTGCCTCCTGGGGTGTGGATTATCTGAAATATGATTTCTGCAATTTCCCGGAAACCGGCGACTGCCGTACCCGCTACCAGACGATGTCGATGGCGCTGAAGGCCACAGGGCGGGATATCGTTTTCTCTGCCTGCAACTGGGGCCAGAAGGAACCATGGAAATGGATGCGGAGTATCGGCGCGCATCTGTACCGTTCCACCGGCGACATTATGGATAACTATACATCCTTTACAGATATCTTCAAATCCCAGCTGGATAACCTCTGCATGAGCGGTGTCGGCTGTTTCAACGACATGGATATGCTGACCGTTGGGATGGATGGACGCGGAAACGTCGGTTTCGGTAAAGTATGTACCTATGAGGAATACCGGATGCAGTTCTCCCTTTGGTGCCTGTGCGGCGTTCCGCTGATGATGGGAGCAGACCTGCGCAGCCTGAAGCCGGAATACGTTTCCCTGATGCAGCACAAGGATCTCCTGCGGATTGACCAGGATGAGGAGGCACGGCCTCCGATGCTGATCCGGAAAGGTTCCATCTTTACCGGTAATCCGGATCCGAAGGAAGGGGAAATGCCCTGGCGTCACATTCCGGATTCATCCTATACCCTTTTCCGCCACCTGTCCGGCGGCGAGTTTGCATTGGCCTATATCAATCTGTCCGATGCCGAGTCCGTCATTCATGTGGAGATGGTAGACCTCGGCCTTCCGGTTGCTTCCGGTTACTCCCTGCAGATCCGGGATGTGTTTACCGGTGAGGACCTTGGGCGGAAGGCGGATTTCTTCAACCCCGTTGTTCCCGGCCATGATATGAAGCTCTACCTCTGCCGGCTGGTAAAAAACCGTGAATAA
- a CDS encoding amidohydrolase family protein: protein MTTGPIIDIHAHVFPDAIAQKAAGSIGKFYGMTAKHCGTVRQLADEYGKAGICSGCIHSVAVTPQYIPAINRFIAETVRNDPGKFTGYAAIHPGAEDIPGLIDEVRSMGLKGFKIHPDMQQFALDSPEAMNMFSRIEGQMPVMIHTGDRRFEYSNPKRMKRVLDTFPHLICICAHLGGWSEWEDAWKTLAGYENVYVDTSSSLYAFTPEKGRDMIRHYSRERVLFGTDYPMWTPGEELDHFRKLELTDDETEKILYRNAAELLQLT, encoded by the coding sequence ATGACAACCGGACCGATTATCGATATACATGCCCATGTGTTTCCCGATGCAATCGCTCAGAAGGCGGCAGGAAGCATCGGGAAATTTTACGGTATGACCGCAAAGCACTGCGGAACAGTCAGGCAGCTGGCCGATGAATATGGCAAAGCCGGGATATGCAGCGGATGCATTCATTCAGTGGCGGTCACACCGCAATATATCCCGGCCATTAACCGGTTTATCGCAGAGACCGTGAGAAATGATCCCGGGAAGTTTACGGGATATGCCGCGATTCATCCCGGGGCGGAAGATATTCCGGGACTCATTGATGAAGTGAGATCCATGGGACTGAAAGGATTCAAAATCCATCCCGACATGCAGCAGTTTGCGCTGGACAGTCCGGAAGCCATGAATATGTTCAGCCGGATTGAAGGGCAGATGCCGGTCATGATCCATACAGGGGACAGGCGGTTTGAATATTCCAACCCGAAACGGATGAAACGGGTTCTGGATACATTTCCGCACCTGATATGCATCTGCGCCCATCTCGGCGGATGGAGCGAATGGGAGGATGCCTGGAAAACGCTTGCGGGGTATGAGAATGTCTATGTGGATACATCCAGTTCCCTGTATGCGTTTACACCGGAGAAAGGACGGGATATGATCCGGCACTACAGCAGGGAACGGGTCCTGTTCGGAACGGATTACCCGATGTGGACTCCCGGAGAGGAGCTGGATCATTTCCGGAAGCTGGAACTGACAGATGATGAAACGGAAAAAATCCTGTACCGGAATGCAGCAGAACTTCTGCAGCTCACCTGA
- a CDS encoding chitobiase/beta-hexosaminidase C-terminal domain-containing protein produces MLCQKCGYYSESDESVCPACGQILKHESGFRQQGAQAIRQGKKAREALKNKTEQKPDAAETRRRRSGASHATMEIPAVADTRQPGQDYFDRFTVSEDPEQNPGREIIERRRRTIYDDEADPDQAAKYLASVEANRRPHRQMVNWMKIAVIAAIAMIVLAAGSFGFLKYTNPGQKILVRLGMHFPKLTMQVSTAALWEVGDEMLDSGRIDDAIACYEKAKAQDEDSPNHYSDPDGLLNLGSAYEAAGMVDEAAELYKYIYENTPSRPEAYIAHIRILQNNGQEREAGELMKQAYEKTGDASFQTQRSDLLPVPPEAEPKAGFYNALKSLVLSSPQGYDVYYTFDENALLPYQGILYQYPVPLPEGVRTLRAVAVNGQLVSDEIKGTYRIALPSPMTPQANLAPNTYKTSQRVKLKPGKDDIGDDHIRIYYTIDGSNPGLNSPIYTGEPIQLANGWVTLKAIAVNQYGKPSNTLEVKYKIDANPKPKEAFNASDTLDSLKLGSTSQQEFQEKYGEGTPAGKVENDGFDTECRRYVYPWGYAIMNMNKSRKTWVVVEVYYSTPGTFKAPRGTAIGRAEKDVTNQFRDMLQLENEEGYRGLYEITNGKGTITPYEDGSKLIQYTFYSSESKYLVLEYYVGTDGTVTGIDLRHSVRTPNRT; encoded by the coding sequence ATGCTGTGTCAGAAATGCGGATATTACAGTGAGAGTGATGAGAGCGTATGCCCGGCATGCGGGCAGATCCTGAAGCATGAGTCCGGCTTCCGTCAGCAGGGAGCCCAGGCAATCCGGCAGGGGAAAAAAGCACGGGAAGCGCTGAAAAACAAAACAGAACAGAAACCGGATGCGGCGGAGACCCGGAGAAGGCGCAGCGGGGCAAGCCATGCCACCATGGAAATACCCGCTGTGGCAGATACCCGCCAGCCGGGACAGGATTATTTTGACCGTTTTACCGTCTCCGAAGATCCGGAGCAGAATCCGGGCAGGGAGATCATCGAGCGCAGGCGGCGGACCATATATGATGATGAGGCTGATCCGGATCAGGCTGCGAAGTATCTGGCATCGGTGGAAGCGAACCGGCGTCCGCATCGGCAGATGGTCAACTGGATGAAGATTGCCGTGATTGCGGCGATCGCCATGATTGTGCTGGCAGCCGGAAGCTTTGGCTTCCTGAAATACACCAATCCCGGGCAGAAAATCCTGGTTCGTCTCGGAATGCATTTTCCGAAGCTGACCATGCAGGTTTCCACTGCCGCGTTATGGGAAGTCGGGGATGAAATGCTGGATTCCGGACGGATTGATGACGCGATTGCGTGCTATGAGAAGGCAAAAGCGCAGGACGAAGATTCTCCGAACCATTATTCGGATCCGGACGGTCTGCTGAATCTTGGCAGCGCCTATGAAGCGGCAGGAATGGTGGATGAAGCCGCGGAGCTTTACAAGTATATATATGAAAACACACCATCCCGGCCGGAGGCTTACATTGCCCATATCCGGATTCTGCAGAACAACGGGCAGGAACGGGAAGCCGGGGAACTGATGAAACAGGCTTACGAGAAGACGGGGGATGCATCCTTCCAGACCCAGCGGAGCGACCTGCTGCCGGTTCCGCCGGAAGCGGAACCGAAGGCCGGCTTCTACAATGCGCTGAAGTCCCTTGTACTGTCTTCCCCCCAGGGGTATGATGTTTATTATACATTCGATGAAAACGCGCTCCTTCCGTACCAGGGAATCCTGTATCAGTATCCGGTTCCGCTTCCGGAGGGGGTCCGGACGCTTCGGGCAGTCGCGGTGAACGGCCAGCTTGTCTCCGATGAAATCAAGGGTACATACCGGATTGCCCTGCCATCACCGATGACTCCCCAGGCCAACCTGGCACCGAATACATATAAAACCAGCCAGCGCGTTAAGCTGAAACCGGGCAAGGATGATATCGGCGATGATCATATCCGGATCTACTATACGATCGACGGTTCCAATCCGGGCCTGAACAGTCCCATATATACCGGGGAGCCGATCCAGCTGGCGAACGGATGGGTGACCCTGAAAGCGATTGCGGTCAACCAGTATGGAAAACCTTCGAATACGCTGGAGGTCAAATACAAAATCGATGCGAATCCCAAGCCCAAGGAAGCATTCAATGCCAGCGACACATTGGATTCACTGAAGCTCGGAAGTACTTCCCAGCAGGAGTTTCAGGAGAAATACGGTGAAGGGACACCGGCCGGCAAGGTGGAGAATGACGGTTTTGATACAGAGTGCCGCCGGTATGTATATCCCTGGGGCTATGCGATCATGAATATGAACAAGTCCCGGAAAACCTGGGTGGTTGTGGAAGTATATTATTCAACACCGGGGACATTCAAAGCGCCTCGGGGAACTGCAATCGGAAGGGCTGAAAAGGACGTAACCAACCAATTCCGGGATATGCTTCAGCTGGAGAACGAAGAAGGGTACCGCGGTCTCTATGAGATTACCAACGGAAAAGGAACCATTACACCATATGAGGACGGTTCCAAGCTGATCCAGTACACGTTCTATTCTTCGGAGAGCAAGTATCTGGTACTGGAATACTATGTCGGAACGGACGGAACGGTGACAGGAATTGACCTGAGGCACAGTGTCAGAACGCCAAACCGTACATAG
- the hslO gene encoding Hsp33 family molecular chaperone HslO yields the protein MANRDEMLQIDLCGGQVRVMLCETTQTVQRCTDIHECTPVCSAALGRLMTGTVMLGIMMKGEDESVTVTIKGDGPMGSLVAVADHGKVRACADDTQVELPLREDGKLDVGGAVGHSGRMSVIKDLGLKKNYIGQSELVNGEIAMDFAQYFTVSEQQPSLVALGVLVSGSRILKAGGLLIQPLPGCPDEIIDQLELRSPMFADISREMTFAPIEQLCSDWFRGMDPVILERTPISYQCTCSRERMEKALISLGRKDLTSLIDEDHGAELVCHFCRSRYAFSEDDLRELIRNASENGGEKPDENADCEL from the coding sequence ATGGCAAACAGGGATGAAATGCTTCAGATCGATCTGTGCGGCGGACAGGTGCGGGTGATGCTCTGCGAAACGACACAGACGGTTCAGCGCTGTACCGATATTCATGAGTGTACACCGGTTTGTTCTGCTGCCCTGGGAAGGCTGATGACCGGCACGGTGATGCTGGGAATCATGATGAAGGGCGAAGATGAATCGGTAACTGTGACGATCAAGGGAGACGGCCCCATGGGCTCTCTGGTCGCGGTTGCGGATCACGGAAAAGTCCGTGCCTGCGCGGATGATACGCAGGTTGAGCTTCCGCTCCGGGAGGACGGGAAACTGGATGTCGGCGGCGCTGTCGGCCATTCCGGCCGGATGAGCGTGATCAAGGATCTGGGACTGAAGAAAAATTACATCGGCCAGAGCGAGCTTGTGAACGGCGAGATTGCAATGGATTTCGCCCAGTATTTTACCGTATCGGAACAACAGCCAAGCCTTGTGGCACTGGGGGTGCTGGTCAGCGGAAGCAGGATCCTGAAAGCCGGCGGACTGCTGATTCAGCCGCTGCCCGGATGCCCGGATGAAATCATTGATCAGCTGGAGCTGAGGAGCCCGATGTTTGCCGATATCAGCCGGGAAATGACATTCGCTCCGATTGAACAGCTGTGCAGCGACTGGTTCCGCGGAATGGATCCGGTTATTCTGGAACGGACGCCGATATCCTATCAGTGCACATGCTCACGGGAACGGATGGAGAAGGCACTGATTTCCCTCGGACGGAAGGACCTGACCAGCCTCATCGATGAAGACCACGGTGCCGAACTGGTTTGCCATTTCTGCCGCAGCCGTTATGCTTTTTCCGAGGATGACCTGAGAGAACTGATCCGGAATGCTTCAGAAAACGGAGGAGAGAAACCAGATGAAAATGCCGATTGTGAACTTTGA
- a CDS encoding class I SAM-dependent methyltransferase translates to MYQAFAELYDELMDDVDYESWADYYTRLLSIYGIRNGKICECACGTGGLTIPLHRRGFQMTGVDISREMLWEAAQKSRKLGIAMPFVQQDMKALNLHRPMDAVLATCDGVNYLLTEEDLLSFFRAAHRAIKPGGALVFDVSTPYKLKNVLCSGLMAEDRENITYMWQNSWNERQKTVSLDLVFFVREKENQYRRIEEHQKQRAWDEKTLKENLWHAGFRAVSIYGDFTLNSSTDGNQRWHVAATRAEDEE, encoded by the coding sequence ATGTATCAGGCATTTGCCGAACTGTACGATGAACTGATGGATGACGTAGACTATGAAAGCTGGGCGGATTATTATACCCGCCTGCTTTCCATTTACGGCATCCGGAACGGTAAAATCTGCGAATGCGCCTGTGGTACAGGCGGGCTGACCATTCCGCTGCACCGGCGCGGTTTTCAGATGACCGGTGTGGATATCAGCCGCGAGATGCTGTGGGAAGCAGCCCAGAAATCCCGGAAACTCGGGATTGCGATGCCGTTTGTCCAGCAGGATATGAAAGCACTGAATCTCCACCGGCCGATGGACGCTGTACTGGCAACATGTGACGGTGTGAATTACCTGCTGACGGAGGAGGATCTTCTCAGTTTCTTCCGGGCAGCACATCGGGCAATCAAACCGGGCGGTGCCCTGGTATTTGACGTATCCACTCCATATAAACTGAAGAATGTGCTGTGCAGCGGACTGATGGCGGAAGATCGGGAGAATATTACCTATATGTGGCAGAATTCCTGGAATGAGCGCCAGAAGACCGTCAGCCTGGATCTTGTTTTTTTTGTTCGTGAAAAGGAAAACCAGTACCGCCGGATTGAGGAACACCAGAAACAGCGGGCCTGGGATGAGAAAACACTGAAGGAAAACCTCTGGCATGCCGGATTCCGGGCGGTCAGCATATACGGGGATTTTACCCTGAACAGCAGCACGGACGGAAATCAGCGGTGGCATGTTGCTGCTACCCGGGCGGAGGATGAGGAATAA
- a CDS encoding DUF624 domain-containing protein → MFGRMMNNYYYGKSGKGDFRKEDLPETRSQLFRDTLRTRLSALCRLNLLYMLVWLPTMIVIMVSAMNMYSTLTNFALIQDNNYPAYVEMMQNSGVENVISEEEFGSLVSQKDELGTYMNSTLRASLTRLLLWLIPCIAITGPFTAGLSYVTRNWARDEHAFVWTDFKDAVRENWKQALVISAVTGFLPLAVYEGWSFYGEMASQNMILIIPQVLVILVGLIWAISVTYMYPIIVTYELKMKDALRNGLLLGVARLPFSVGIRLLHCVPALIFFAAVWFFGLDLMIGLMILGGYYMLIGFSLSRFITASYTNAVFDRYINSRIEGAKVNQGLKAPEDDEDEDETENGTDPE, encoded by the coding sequence GGGAGATTTCCGGAAGGAGGACCTGCCCGAAACGCGTTCCCAGCTTTTCCGGGATACGCTGCGCACACGGCTTTCCGCGCTTTGCCGGCTGAATCTGCTGTACATGCTGGTCTGGCTGCCCACGATGATTGTGATCATGGTGTCTGCAATGAATATGTATTCCACACTGACCAATTTTGCCCTGATCCAGGATAATAATTATCCGGCATATGTGGAGATGATGCAGAATTCCGGGGTGGAGAATGTCATCTCTGAGGAAGAATTCGGCTCACTGGTTTCCCAGAAGGATGAATTGGGCACCTATATGAACTCCACCCTGAGGGCTTCCCTGACCAGGCTTCTGCTGTGGCTGATTCCCTGTATCGCAATTACCGGTCCGTTTACAGCCGGCCTGAGCTATGTGACCCGGAACTGGGCACGGGATGAACATGCGTTTGTATGGACTGACTTCAAGGACGCGGTCAGGGAGAACTGGAAGCAGGCCCTCGTGATCAGCGCTGTTACCGGGTTCCTTCCGCTGGCGGTATATGAAGGATGGAGCTTCTACGGGGAGATGGCATCACAGAATATGATCCTGATTATTCCGCAGGTGCTGGTGATTCTGGTCGGCCTCATCTGGGCGATTTCCGTGACCTATATGTATCCGATTATTGTGACCTATGAACTGAAGATGAAGGACGCTCTTCGCAACGGCCTGCTGCTTGGGGTGGCGCGCCTTCCGTTCAGTGTCGGCATCCGGCTGCTTCATTGCGTGCCGGCGCTCATTTTCTTTGCTGCTGTCTGGTTCTTCGGACTGGACCTGATGATCGGACTTATGATCCTGGGCGGCTATTATATGCTGATCGGTTTCTCACTGAGCCGTTTTATCACTGCCAGCTATACAAATGCCGTGTTTGACCGGTATATCAACAGCCGGATTGAAGGCGCCAAGGTCAACCAGGGGCTGAAGGCTCCGGAAGACGATGAAGATGAAGACGAAACTGAAAACGGGACGGATCCGGAATAA